From a single Prochlorococcus sp. MIT 0603 genomic region:
- a CDS encoding DUF3721 domain-containing protein: MLLPNKSFLVFSWIALVLIACSTNTNQGPTPALFDTKEEAEKAAKRFDCKGSHKMGDHWMPCENHSIHDTHNH, translated from the coding sequence ATGCTTTTACCAAATAAATCTTTTCTTGTTTTCTCTTGGATAGCGCTTGTTTTAATAGCTTGTTCAACTAATACCAATCAAGGTCCTACTCCTGCTCTTTTTGATACGAAGGAAGAAGCTGAGAAAGCCGCTAAAAGATTCGATTGCAAAGGTTCTCATAAAATGGGGGATCACTGGATGCCTTGCGAAAATCATTCCATTCACGATACACATAACCACTAG